A window from Salvia miltiorrhiza cultivar Shanhuang (shh) chromosome 2, IMPLAD_Smil_shh, whole genome shotgun sequence encodes these proteins:
- the LOC131008141 gene encoding uncharacterized protein LOC131008141 — translation MATQQVAIATQLAELTTKISELNVRRPEQVVKDPSASISSLNFANPRQHNPPRLPRSIPNLATPIVFANPRHCVPQVVAPVLANPRFRAPISPVVCLVPATPLRLLSVAPLRLLSAEHFWFFSRISIGNFFFAGARIFFQSLDAAIFLFTRVSQIPTESPVLPVISTNDRLTLVLLFFMVFPSTNQTVLDHLNNVDSIIYAMGSLFTLICPSLVLRGIGESISSRSCPKVCGGLNEPYVELKRLVNSQEMLYHMAS, via the exons atggctacacagcagGTAGCGATTgctacgcagctggcagagctgactactaaaATTAGTGAGTTGAATGTTAGACGTCCTGAGCAAGTTGTGAAAGACCCGTCAG CCTCCATTTCCTCTCTGAATTTCGCGAACCCTAGGCAACACAATCCGCCTCGCTTGCCACGCTCTATCCCCAATCTCGCCACCCCTATCGTCTTCGCTAACCCTAGGCACTGTGTCCCTCAGGTTGTGGCCCCTGTCCTCGCTAACCCTAGGTTTCGCGCCCCCATCTCGCCTGTCGTCTGCCTGGTTCCCGCCACGCCGCTTCGTCTTCTCTCCGTCGCGCCGCTTCGTCTTCTCTCCGCCGAGCATTTTTGGTTTTTTTCCAGGATCAG CATTGGGAATTTTTTCTTTGCTGGAGCTCGGATATTCTTTCAGTCTCTAGATGCTGCAATTTTCTTGTTTACACGTGTCTCACAAATTCCTACAGAAAGCCCGGTGCTACCAGTTATATCCACAAATGATAGGCTTACCTTGGTGCTTCTCTTTTTTATG GTCTTTCCATCTACAAATCAAACTGTCTTAGATCATTTAAACAATGTTGACTCCATTATCTATGCCATGGGTTCACTGTTTACTTTGATATGCCCCTCTCTG GTTTTACGTGGAATTGGGGAAAGTATTTCTTCACGATCATGTCCCAAG GTTTGTGGTGGATTAAATGAGCCGTACGTTGAGCTGAagaggcttgtgaattcacaagaaatGTTGTACCATATGGCTAGCTAG